The following coding sequences are from one Lolium rigidum isolate FL_2022 chromosome 6, APGP_CSIRO_Lrig_0.1, whole genome shotgun sequence window:
- the LOC124667822 gene encoding uncharacterized protein LOC124667822: MARGKVAEWIRKRTMPRKSSSSRRRSSTPSAASEEPILREAAPAMDSWSGAPTPAQTKAGSKVRSAMRRWRPRVNVVAVLYDKVVYHLMWLVESVVVVGRLVFFLMRYGFKQL; this comes from the coding sequence ATGGCGCGCGGTAAGGTGGCTGAGTGGATACGGAAGCGGACGATGCCGAGGAAGTCGTCGTCGTCCCGGCGCCGGAGCAGTACTCCCAGTGCGGCGTCGGAGGAGCCGATACTAAGAGAGGCGGCGCCGGCGATGGACAGCTGGAGCGGGGCTCCCACGCCGGCGCAGACAAAGGCGGGTTCGAAGGTCCGGTCGGCCATGCGGCGGTGGCGGCCCCGCGTGAACGTGGTGGCCGTGCTGTACGACAAGGTTGTATACCACCTGATGTGGCTGGTCGAGTCCGTCGTGGTGGTCGGAAGGCTGGTCTTCTTCCTCATGCGCTACGGCTTCAAACAACTCTAA
- the LOC124667821 gene encoding uncharacterized protein LOC124667821 produces the protein MARGKVAEWIRKRTMPRKSSSSRRRSSTPSGAAEEPILREEAPESWSGAPSPAPRKSDSKLRSSGLGAMLRWRPRVNVVAVLYGKVVYHLMWLVESVVVVGRLVFFLLRFGFKQL, from the coding sequence ATGGCACGCGGGAAGGTAGCGGAGTGGATACGGAAGAGGACGATGCCGAGGAAGTCGTCGTCGTCCCGGCGCCGGAGCAGTACTCCCAGCGGGGCGGCCGAGGAGCCGATACTACGAGAGGAAGCGCCGGAGAGCTGGAGCGGGGCGCCGTCGCCGGCTCCGAGAAAGTCGGACTCGAAGCTTCGATCGAGCGGCTTAGGGGCGATGCTCCGGTGGCGGCCGCGCGTGAACGTGGTGGCCGTGCTCTACGGGAAGGTGGTGTACCACCTGATGTGGCTGGTCGAGTCCGTCGTGGTGGTGGGAAGACTGGTCTTCTTCCTGCTGCGCTTCGGCTTCAAGCAGCTCTGA
- the LOC124667820 gene encoding uncharacterized protein LOC124667820, protein MARGKVAEWIRKRTMPRKSSSSSRRRSSTPSAASEEPILREAAPESWSRSASRSLERTPTKAAASGPPPTASKVQSSALPAMLRWRPRVNVVAVLYGKVVYHLMWLVESVVVVGRLVFFLMRFGFKQL, encoded by the coding sequence ATGGCGCGCGGTAAAGTGGCGGAGTGGATACGGAAGCGGACGATGCCGaggaagtcgtcgtcgtcgtcccggcGCCGGAGCAGTACTCCCAGTGCGGCGTCGGAGGAGCCGATACTAAGAGAGGCAGCGCCGGAGAGCTGGAGCCGTAGTGCCAGCAGGTCGCTAGAGCGGACGCCTACGAAGGCCGCCGCAAGCGGACCGCCGCCGACGGCTTCAAAGGTCCAGTCGAGCGccttgccggcgatgctccggtggcgGCCGCGCGTGAACGTGGTGGCCGTGCTGTACGGGAAGGTGGTGTACCACCTGATGTGGCTGGTCGAGTCCGTCGTGGTGGTGGGAAGGCTTGTCTTCTTCCTCATGCGCTTCGGCTTCAAGCAGCTCTGA